A region from the Enterobacter roggenkampii genome encodes:
- the ilvI gene encoding acetolactate synthase 3 large subunit, which produces MEMLSGAEMVVRSLIDQGVKQVFGYPGGAVLDIYDALHTVGGIDHVLVRHEQAAVHMADGLARATGEVGVVLVTSGPGATNAITGIATAYMDSIPLVILSGQVATSLIGYDAFQECDMVGISRPVVKHSFLVKQTEDIPGVLKKAFWLAASGRPGPVVVDLPKDILNPANKLPYVWPESVSMRSYNPTTQGHKGQIKRALQTLLAAKKPVVYVGGGAINAACEAQLRELIEKLNLPVASSLMGLGAFPATHRQALGMLGMHGTYEANMTMHHSDVIFAVGVRFDDRTTNNLAKYCPNATVLHIDIDPTSISKTVSADVPIVGDARQVLEQMLELLAQEKATQPLDEIRDWWQQIEQWRARQCLKYDTQSENIKPQAVIEAVWRLTKGEAYVTSDVGQHQMFAALYYPFDKPRHWINSGGLGTMGFGLPAALGVKLALPDETVVCVTGDGSIQMNIQELSTALQYELPVLVLNLNNGYLGMVKQWQDMIYSGRHSQSYMKSLPDFVRLAEAYGHVGMRVTDPAELETKLAQALEHVKNNRLVFMDVIVDGTEHVYPMHIRGGGMDEMWLSKTERT; this is translated from the coding sequence ATGGAGATGTTGTCTGGCGCGGAAATGGTCGTCCGGTCGCTGATCGATCAGGGCGTAAAGCAAGTGTTCGGCTACCCTGGCGGCGCGGTCCTCGATATTTATGATGCCCTCCATACGGTAGGGGGCATTGACCATGTTCTGGTACGTCACGAGCAGGCGGCCGTACATATGGCCGACGGCCTGGCGCGTGCGACGGGTGAAGTGGGCGTGGTCCTGGTCACGTCCGGCCCCGGCGCGACAAACGCCATTACCGGCATTGCGACGGCGTATATGGACTCTATCCCGCTGGTGATCCTCTCCGGGCAGGTAGCCACCTCGCTGATTGGCTACGATGCTTTTCAGGAGTGCGACATGGTCGGGATTTCGCGTCCCGTGGTGAAGCACAGCTTCCTGGTTAAGCAAACCGAAGATATTCCCGGCGTACTGAAAAAAGCCTTCTGGCTGGCGGCAAGCGGACGCCCGGGACCGGTGGTGGTCGATCTGCCTAAAGACATTCTGAACCCGGCAAACAAGCTGCCTTACGTCTGGCCGGAATCGGTGAGCATGCGTTCTTACAACCCGACAACGCAGGGGCATAAAGGTCAGATCAAGCGGGCGTTGCAAACGCTTCTGGCAGCCAAAAAACCAGTCGTCTATGTCGGGGGCGGAGCGATCAATGCAGCCTGTGAAGCCCAGCTTCGTGAACTGATTGAAAAACTCAACCTTCCTGTTGCGTCGTCGCTGATGGGGCTGGGGGCGTTTCCCGCCACCCACCGCCAGGCGCTGGGTATGCTGGGTATGCACGGTACCTATGAAGCCAACATGACGATGCATCACTCCGATGTGATCTTTGCCGTCGGTGTGCGTTTTGACGATCGTACCACCAACAACCTGGCGAAATATTGCCCGAATGCCACCGTGCTGCATATTGATATCGATCCGACGTCAATTTCTAAAACGGTGTCGGCTGATGTGCCGATCGTCGGTGATGCCCGTCAGGTTCTGGAACAGATGCTGGAGCTGCTGGCCCAGGAGAAAGCGACCCAGCCGCTGGATGAGATCCGCGACTGGTGGCAGCAGATTGAACAGTGGCGCGCGCGTCAGTGCCTGAAATATGACACGCAGAGCGAAAACATTAAGCCGCAGGCGGTCATCGAAGCGGTGTGGCGACTGACGAAAGGTGAAGCGTATGTGACCTCAGACGTGGGCCAGCATCAGATGTTTGCTGCCCTGTATTATCCGTTTGATAAACCGCGACACTGGATCAACTCGGGTGGCTTAGGCACCATGGGCTTTGGTCTGCCTGCCGCACTGGGCGTGAAGCTGGCGCTGCCGGATGAAACCGTCGTCTGCGTGACCGGAGACGGTAGTATCCAGATGAACATTCAGGAACTGTCTACCGCGCTGCAGTATGAGCTGCCGGTTCTCGTGCTGAACCTGAATAACGGCTACCTTGGCATGGTGAAGCAGTGGCAGGATATGATTTATTCTGGCCGTCACTCACAGTCATACATGAAATCGCTGCCGGATTTTGTTCGTCTTGCTGAAGCTTACGGCCATGTTGGCATGCGGGTAACCGATCCGGCCGAGCTGGAAACGAAGCTCGCACAAGCGCTTGAGCACGTTAAAAACAACCGCCTCGTCTTTATGGATGTGATTGTTGATGGAACCGAGCACGTCTATCCGATGCATATTCGGGGTGGTGGTATGGATGAAATGTGGTTAAGCAAAACGGAGAGAACCTGA
- the ilvN gene encoding acetolactate synthase small subunit, producing the protein MRRILSVLLENESGALSRVIGLFAQRGYNIESLTVAPTEDPTLSRMTIQTVGDAKVLEQIEKQLHKLVDVLRVSELGQGAYVEREVMLVKIQASGYGREEVKRNADIFRGQIIDVTPSLYTVQLVGTSDKLDAFLASVRDVAKIVEVARSGVVGLSRGEKIMR; encoded by the coding sequence ATGCGCCGGATATTATCAGTTTTACTGGAAAACGAGTCTGGCGCACTGTCGCGCGTCATTGGCCTTTTTGCGCAGCGCGGTTATAACATTGAAAGCCTGACCGTCGCCCCGACGGAAGACCCAACGCTGTCGCGCATGACGATCCAAACCGTCGGCGACGCTAAGGTGCTTGAACAGATTGAGAAACAGCTGCATAAGCTGGTCGACGTGCTGCGCGTGAGCGAGCTGGGGCAAGGGGCCTACGTTGAACGTGAGGTCATGCTGGTGAAAATTCAGGCCAGCGGCTACGGGCGTGAAGAAGTCAAACGCAATGCGGATATTTTCCGCGGACAGATTATCGACGTCACGCCTTCTCTTTATACCGTTCAGCTGGTCGGGACGAGCGACAAGCTGGATGCGTTCCTGGCGTCCGTACGGGATGTCGCAAAAATTGTCGAGGTGGCGAGATCGGGGGTTGTGGGTCTGTCACGCGGCGAGAAAATCATGCGTTAG
- the cra gene encoding catabolite repressor/activator yields MKLDEIARLAGVSRTTASYVINGKAKQYRVSDKTVEKVMAVVREHNYHPNAVAAGLRAGRTRSIGLVIPDLENTSYTRIANYLERQARQRGYQLLIACSEDQPDNEMRCIEHLLQRQVDAIIVSTSLPPEHPFYQRWANDPFPIVALDRALDREHFTSVVGADQDDAEMLAAELRTFPAETVLYLGALPELSVSFLREQGFRTAWKDDPREVHYLYANSYEREAAAQLFEKWLETHPMPQALFTTSFALLQGVMDVTLRREGKLPSDLAIATFGDNELLDFLQCPVLAVAQRHRDVAERVLEIVLASLDEPRKPKPGLTRIKRNLYHRGILSRQK; encoded by the coding sequence GTGAAACTGGATGAAATCGCCCGGCTAGCCGGCGTGTCACGAACAACGGCCAGCTATGTGATTAACGGTAAAGCAAAGCAGTACCGTGTCAGCGACAAGACCGTTGAAAAAGTTATGGCGGTGGTTCGTGAACATAACTACCATCCGAATGCTGTCGCAGCCGGTCTGCGCGCCGGGCGCACCCGCTCTATTGGTCTGGTAATCCCGGACCTGGAAAACACCAGCTATACCCGTATCGCCAACTATCTTGAACGTCAGGCGCGTCAGCGCGGCTATCAACTGCTGATTGCCTGCTCGGAAGATCAGCCTGATAACGAGATGCGCTGCATTGAACATCTGCTTCAGCGCCAGGTGGATGCCATTATTGTTTCGACCTCCTTACCGCCGGAGCATCCTTTCTACCAGCGCTGGGCGAATGATCCGTTCCCGATCGTTGCGCTTGACCGTGCCCTCGATCGCGAGCATTTCACCAGCGTGGTGGGTGCCGATCAGGACGATGCCGAAATGCTGGCCGCAGAGCTGCGGACGTTCCCGGCGGAAACGGTACTGTATTTGGGCGCGCTGCCTGAACTTTCCGTGAGCTTCCTGCGCGAGCAGGGATTCAGAACGGCCTGGAAAGACGATCCGCGCGAGGTTCACTACCTCTATGCCAACAGCTACGAACGTGAAGCCGCCGCGCAGCTGTTCGAAAAATGGCTGGAAACGCATCCGATGCCTCAGGCGCTGTTCACTACCTCGTTTGCGCTCTTGCAGGGTGTCATGGATGTGACCTTACGTCGTGAAGGTAAACTGCCTTCCGATCTGGCGATTGCCACGTTCGGGGATAATGAGCTGCTCGACTTCCTTCAGTGCCCGGTGCTGGCGGTTGCACAGCGCCATCGCGATGTGGCTGAACGCGTGCTGGAGATTGTGCTGGCAAGTCTGGATGAACCCCGCAAACCGAAGCCGGGCCTGACGCGTATCAAACGTAATCTCTACCATCGCGGAATTTTAAGCCGCCAAAAATGA
- the mraZ gene encoding division/cell wall cluster transcriptional repressor MraZ → MFRGATLVNLDSKGRLSVPTRYRDQLIENAAGQMVCTIDINSPCLLLYPLPEWEIIEQKLSRLSSMNPQERRVQRLLLGHASECQMDNAGRLLIAPVLRQHAGLTKEVMLVGQFNKFELWDETTWYQQVKEDIDAEQSDSATLSERLQDLSL, encoded by the coding sequence ATGTTCCGTGGAGCTACGTTAGTCAATCTCGACAGTAAAGGGCGTTTATCGGTACCAACCCGATACCGCGACCAGCTGATTGAGAACGCTGCGGGTCAAATGGTTTGCACCATTGACATTAACTCCCCCTGCCTGCTGCTTTACCCCCTGCCTGAATGGGAAATTATTGAGCAAAAGCTGTCGCGACTGTCGAGCATGAACCCGCAGGAACGCCGCGTGCAGCGGTTGTTATTGGGACATGCCAGTGAATGTCAGATGGATAACGCAGGGCGATTACTGATCGCGCCTGTGTTACGGCAACATGCCGGTCTGACCAAAGAAGTGATGCTGGTCGGGCAGTTCAACAAATTTGAACTGTGGGATGAAACGACCTGGTATCAACAGGTCAAGGAAGATATCGACGCTGAGCAGTCTGATTCCGCGACATTATCGGAACGGCTGCAGGACTTGTCTCTATAA
- the rsmH gene encoding 16S rRNA (cytosine(1402)-N(4))-methyltransferase RsmH produces the protein MMENYKHKTVLLDEAVNGLNIRPDGIYIDGTFGRGGHSRLILSQLGEEGRLLAIDRDPQAIAVAQTINDPRFSIVHGPFSALADYVAERGLTGKIDGILLDLGVSSPQLDDAERGFSFMRDGPLDMRMDPTRGQSAAEWLQTADEADIAWVIKTFGEERFGKRIARAIVERNRIEPMTRTKELAEVIAAATPVKDKHKHPATRTFQAVRIWVNSELEEIELALKSSLDVLAPGGRLSIISFHSLEDRIVKRFMREQSRGPQVPAGLPMTEEQLRKLGGRQLRALGKLMPGEEEVAENPRARSSVLRVAERTNA, from the coding sequence ATGATGGAAAATTATAAACATAAAACGGTGTTACTGGACGAGGCCGTTAACGGCCTGAATATTCGTCCGGATGGCATCTACATTGATGGCACTTTTGGTCGCGGTGGTCACTCGCGTTTGATCCTCTCCCAACTGGGTGAGGAGGGGCGTCTGCTGGCAATCGATCGCGATCCGCAGGCAATTGCCGTTGCACAGACTATCAATGACCCACGCTTTTCCATCGTGCATGGACCTTTTTCTGCGCTCGCGGACTATGTGGCTGAGCGCGGCCTGACGGGCAAGATCGACGGGATTCTTCTCGATCTTGGCGTCTCTTCACCCCAACTTGATGATGCTGAACGCGGTTTCTCCTTTATGCGCGATGGTCCGCTGGACATGCGTATGGACCCGACTCGCGGCCAGTCTGCCGCCGAGTGGTTACAGACCGCTGATGAAGCGGATATTGCATGGGTCATCAAAACCTTCGGCGAAGAGCGCTTTGGCAAACGTATTGCGCGCGCCATTGTTGAGCGCAATCGCATTGAGCCGATGACCCGCACCAAAGAGTTGGCCGAGGTGATCGCGGCGGCAACGCCGGTGAAGGATAAGCACAAACATCCCGCGACCCGTACCTTCCAGGCGGTTCGCATCTGGGTAAACAGTGAACTGGAGGAAATAGAGCTGGCGCTAAAAAGCTCGCTCGACGTGCTGGCCCCGGGTGGGCGGTTATCCATCATCAGCTTCCATTCGCTGGAAGACCGTATTGTTAAACGCTTTATGCGTGAACAAAGCCGCGGTCCACAGGTACCCGCGGGGCTGCCGATGACGGAAGAACAACTCAGGAAGCTGGGTGGCCGTCAGTTGCGAGCATTAGGCAAGTTGATGCCGGGCGAAGAAGAGGTGGCAGAGAATCCACGCGCCCGTAGTTCAGTGCTGCGTGTTGCAGAGAGGACGAACGCATGA
- the ftsL gene encoding cell division protein FtsL: MIGRVTETLSKVKDSLGSNERHALPGVIGDDLLRFGKLPLCLFICIIVTAVTVVTTAHHTRLLTAQREQMVLERDALDIEWRNLILEENALGDHSRVERIATEKLQLQHVDPSQENIVVQK, from the coding sequence ATGATCGGCAGAGTGACAGAGACCCTAAGCAAAGTTAAGGATTCGTTAGGAAGCAACGAGCGCCATGCCTTGCCTGGCGTGATCGGCGACGATCTTTTGCGGTTTGGGAAACTGCCACTCTGTCTGTTCATTTGCATCATTGTCACGGCTGTGACGGTGGTCACCACCGCCCACCACACACGTTTATTGACTGCGCAACGCGAGCAGATGGTACTGGAACGCGATGCGCTGGATATTGAATGGCGAAATCTGATCCTTGAAGAAAACGCGCTCGGCGATCACAGCCGGGTTGAACGGATCGCAACGGAAAAGCTGCAGCTGCAGCATGTTGATCCTTCACAGGAAAATATCGTAGTACAAAAATAA
- a CDS encoding peptidoglycan glycosyltransferase FtsI: MKAAAKTLKPKRQEEQANFISWRFALLCGCILLALGFLLGRVAWLQIVAPDMLVRQGDMRSLRVQEVSTSRGMITDRSGRPLAVSVPVKAIWADPKELHDAGGITLDNRWKALSDALKMPLDQLASRVNANPKGRFIYLARQVNPDMADYIRKLKLPGIHLREESRRYYPSGEVTAHLIGFTNVDSQGIEGVEKSFDKWLTGQPGERIVRKDRYGRVIEDISSTDSQAAHNLALSIDERLQALVYRELNNAVAFNKAESGSAVLVDVSTGEVLAMANSPSYNPNNFTGTAKDAMRNRAITDVFEPGSTVKPMVVMTALQRGIVNENTVLNTVPYRINGHEIKDVARYSELTLTGVLQKSSNVGVSKLALAMPSSALVETYSRFGLGKATNLGLVGERSGLYPQKQRWSDIERATFSFGYGLMVTPLQLARVYATIGSYGVYRPLSITKVDPPVPGERIFPESIVRTVVHMMESVALPGGGGVKAAIKGYRIAIKTGTAKKVGPDGRYINKYIAYTAGVAPASNPRFALVVVINDPQAGKYYGGAVSAPVFGAIMGGVLRTMNIEPDALATGEKSEFVINQGEGTGGRS, from the coding sequence ATGAAAGCAGCGGCAAAAACGCTAAAACCAAAACGTCAGGAAGAACAGGCCAACTTTATCAGTTGGCGTTTTGCGTTGCTTTGCGGCTGCATTTTACTGGCGCTGGGTTTTCTACTGGGCCGCGTGGCCTGGCTGCAAATCGTCGCCCCTGACATGCTGGTACGCCAGGGCGATATGCGCTCTCTGCGCGTTCAGGAGGTTTCCACGTCCCGCGGGATGATCACCGACCGCTCCGGTCGTCCGCTGGCGGTGAGCGTGCCGGTGAAAGCGATCTGGGCCGATCCGAAAGAGCTGCACGACGCCGGTGGCATTACCCTTGATAACCGCTGGAAAGCCCTGTCTGATGCGCTGAAAATGCCGCTGGATCAGCTGGCTTCCCGCGTTAACGCGAACCCGAAAGGACGTTTTATCTATCTGGCGCGTCAGGTTAACCCTGACATGGCGGACTACATTCGCAAACTGAAGCTGCCGGGTATTCATCTGCGTGAAGAATCCCGCCGTTACTACCCATCCGGCGAAGTAACCGCTCACCTCATTGGCTTTACCAACGTCGACAGCCAGGGGATTGAGGGCGTTGAGAAAAGCTTCGATAAGTGGCTCACCGGCCAGCCGGGCGAGCGAATCGTGCGTAAGGACCGTTACGGGCGCGTCATCGAAGATATCTCTTCCACGGACAGTCAGGCAGCGCATAACTTGGCCCTGAGTATCGACGAGCGCCTGCAGGCGCTGGTCTACCGCGAGTTGAACAACGCGGTGGCGTTCAACAAGGCGGAGTCAGGCAGCGCCGTGCTGGTGGATGTCAGCACCGGTGAAGTGCTGGCGATGGCCAACAGCCCGTCCTACAACCCGAACAACTTTACCGGCACCGCAAAAGATGCCATGCGTAACCGGGCAATTACCGACGTGTTCGAACCCGGCTCCACGGTGAAGCCGATGGTGGTGATGACCGCGCTCCAGCGCGGTATTGTCAATGAAAACACGGTCCTGAACACTGTCCCATACCGTATTAACGGCCACGAGATAAAAGACGTGGCGCGCTACAGCGAATTGACCCTGACCGGGGTGTTACAGAAGTCGAGTAACGTCGGTGTTTCAAAGCTGGCGTTAGCGATGCCGTCCTCAGCGTTAGTAGAAACTTACTCACGTTTTGGACTGGGAAAGGCGACCAATTTGGGGTTGGTCGGAGAACGCAGTGGCTTATATCCTCAAAAACAACGGTGGTCTGACATAGAGAGGGCCACCTTCTCTTTCGGCTACGGGCTAATGGTAACCCCGTTACAGTTAGCGCGAGTCTACGCAACGATTGGCAGCTATGGCGTCTATCGCCCGCTGTCGATTACCAAAGTTGATCCACCGGTCCCGGGCGAGCGTATCTTCCCGGAATCTATCGTTCGTACCGTGGTGCACATGATGGAAAGCGTGGCGCTGCCGGGCGGCGGCGGCGTGAAGGCGGCGATTAAAGGCTATCGTATCGCCATTAAAACCGGTACAGCGAAAAAAGTGGGGCCAGACGGCCGCTACATCAACAAATACATTGCCTATACCGCAGGCGTTGCGCCTGCAAGCAATCCGCGTTTTGCGCTGGTGGTCGTGATAAACGATCCACAGGCGGGTAAATACTACGGCGGCGCCGTCTCCGCGCCTGTGTTCGGGGCCATCATGGGCGGCGTGTTACGCACCATGAACATTGAACCGGATGCGCTGGCGACGGGCGAAAAAAGTGAATTTGTAATTAATCAAGGCGAGGGTACAGGTGGCAGATCGTAA
- the murE gene encoding UDP-N-acetylmuramoyl-L-alanyl-D-glutamate--2,6-diaminopimelate ligase has translation MADRNLRDLLAPWVPNAPERALREMVLDSRVAASGDLFVAVVGHQADGRRYIPQAIAQGVAAIIAEAKDEATDGEIREMHGVPVIYLSQLNERLSALAGRFYHEPSDQLRLVGVTGTNGKTTTTQLMAQWAQLLGETGAVMGTVGNGLLGKVSPTENTTGSAVDVQHVLAGLAGQGATFAAMEVSSHGLVQHRVAALKFAASVFTNLSRDHLDYHGDMEHYEAAKWLLFSTHHYGQAIINADDEVGRRWLAKLPDAVAVSMEDHINPNCHGRWLKAVEVNYHDSGATIRFASSWGEGEIESRLMGAFNVSNLLLALATLLALGYPMAELLKTAARLQPVCGRMEVFSAPGKPTVVVDYAHTPDALEKALEAARLHCTGKLWCVFGCGGDRDKGKRPLMGAIAEQFADIPVVTDDNPRTEEPRAIINDILAGMLDAGRARVVEGRAEAVTNAIMQAQENDVVLLAGKGHEDYQIVGNRRLDYSDRVTAARLLGVVA, from the coding sequence GTGGCAGATCGTAATTTGCGCGACCTTCTCGCTCCGTGGGTGCCAAATGCACCGGAGCGAGCACTGCGAGAGATGGTTCTGGACAGCCGCGTAGCGGCTTCTGGCGATCTTTTTGTGGCGGTGGTCGGTCATCAGGCGGACGGGCGTCGTTATATCCCGCAGGCGATTGCGCAAGGTGTGGCTGCCATTATTGCTGAGGCTAAAGATGAGGCAACCGACGGTGAGATCCGTGAAATGCACGGCGTGCCGGTCATCTATCTCAGCCAGTTAAACGAACGTCTTTCCGCACTGGCGGGACGTTTTTATCACGAACCTTCCGACCAGCTGCGTCTGGTTGGCGTAACGGGTACGAACGGTAAAACCACCACCACGCAGCTGATGGCGCAGTGGGCACAGCTGCTGGGTGAAACCGGTGCGGTGATGGGAACCGTGGGTAACGGTCTGCTGGGCAAAGTGAGCCCGACGGAAAACACCACCGGCTCGGCGGTTGACGTACAGCACGTGCTTGCCGGTCTGGCAGGGCAGGGCGCAACCTTCGCCGCGATGGAGGTCTCTTCGCACGGTCTGGTACAGCACCGCGTCGCGGCGCTGAAATTTGCTGCATCCGTGTTTACCAACCTGAGCCGCGACCATCTTGATTATCATGGCGATATGGAGCACTACGAAGCCGCGAAATGGCTGCTGTTCTCTACTCACCATTACGGTCAGGCCATCATCAACGCCGACGATGAAGTGGGCCGCCGCTGGCTGGCGAAGCTGCCAGATGCAGTTGCCGTCTCGATGGAAGACCATATCAATCCGAACTGCCACGGCCGCTGGCTGAAAGCGGTTGAGGTGAATTATCACGACAGCGGGGCGACCATCCGCTTTGCCTCTTCCTGGGGTGAAGGCGAAATTGAAAGCCGCCTGATGGGGGCGTTTAACGTCAGCAACCTACTGCTGGCCCTGGCAACGCTGCTGGCGCTGGGTTACCCGATGGCTGAACTGCTGAAAACCGCCGCGCGACTGCAGCCGGTTTGTGGCCGTATGGAAGTATTTAGCGCGCCGGGTAAGCCGACCGTTGTGGTTGATTATGCCCACACGCCGGATGCGCTGGAAAAAGCGCTGGAAGCGGCGCGCCTGCACTGTACCGGTAAGCTCTGGTGCGTGTTTGGCTGCGGCGGCGATCGCGACAAAGGCAAACGCCCGCTGATGGGGGCGATTGCGGAACAGTTCGCGGATATTCCGGTTGTCACCGATGACAACCCGCGTACGGAAGAGCCGCGCGCCATCATTAATGACATTCTGGCGGGTATGCTGGACGCAGGCCGCGCGCGCGTCGTGGAAGGCCGTGCTGAAGCCGTGACAAACGCCATCATGCAGGCACAGGAGAATGATGTTGTTCTGCTGGCGGGCAAAGGCCATGAAGATTATCAGATCGTTGGCAATCGCCGTCTGGACTACTCGGATCGCGTAACGGCAGCTCGCCTGCTGGGAGTTGTCGCATGA
- the murF gene encoding UDP-N-acetylmuramoyl-tripeptide--D-alanyl-D-alanine ligase → MISLSLSQAAEVLHGDLHGQDLTIDAVTTDTRKVTAGCLFVALKGERFDAHDFAEQAKENGAGALLVSRKLDIDLPQVVVKDTRLAFGELAAWVRQQVPARVVALTGSSGKTSVKEMTAAILSQCGNTLFTAGNLNNDIGVPMTLLRLTKEHDYAVIELGANHQGEIAWTVSLTRPEAALVNNLAAAHLEGFGSLEGVAKAKGEIYTGLPDNGIAILNADNNDWLNWQSIIGARKTWRFSPNAANSDFTATNIHVTSHGTEFTLTTPTGGVEVLLPLPGRHNIANALAAAALATAVGASHAAIKAGLANLKAVPGRLFPIQLSENKLLLDDSYNANVGSMTAAVQVLSEMPGYRIMVVGDMAELGDESEACHTQVGEAAKAARLDCVLSTGKLSQAISQASGVGEHFADKAALIERLKALMTEKQIVTVLVKGSRSAAMEEVVHALQENGTC, encoded by the coding sequence ATGATTAGCCTCTCCTTAAGCCAGGCCGCAGAAGTACTGCACGGCGACCTGCACGGGCAAGACCTGACCATCGATGCCGTGACGACGGACACCCGTAAAGTCACCGCAGGCTGTCTGTTTGTGGCGCTGAAAGGCGAGCGTTTTGACGCGCATGATTTTGCCGAGCAGGCCAAAGAGAACGGCGCCGGTGCGCTGCTGGTCAGCCGCAAGCTTGATATCGATCTGCCGCAGGTTGTGGTGAAAGATACGCGTCTCGCGTTCGGTGAGCTGGCTGCCTGGGTTCGTCAGCAGGTGCCGGCTCGCGTCGTCGCGCTGACAGGGTCATCAGGCAAAACGTCAGTGAAAGAGATGACGGCGGCGATCCTCAGCCAGTGCGGCAATACGCTTTTTACCGCGGGCAACCTCAATAATGACATCGGCGTGCCGATGACATTGCTTCGCCTGACCAAAGAGCATGACTATGCGGTGATCGAGTTAGGCGCAAACCACCAGGGTGAAATCGCCTGGACCGTGAGCCTGACTCGCCCGGAAGCGGCGCTGGTGAATAACCTCGCGGCTGCGCACCTGGAAGGCTTTGGCTCGCTGGAAGGCGTGGCGAAAGCGAAAGGTGAAATTTACACCGGCCTGCCGGATAACGGTATTGCCATTCTGAACGCCGATAACAACGACTGGCTTAACTGGCAGAGCATCATTGGTGCGCGTAAAACCTGGCGCTTCTCACCAAATGCGGCCAACAGTGATTTTACGGCGACCAATATCCATGTGACGTCGCACGGCACCGAGTTCACCCTCACTACCCCAACGGGTGGCGTGGAGGTGCTGCTGCCGCTGCCGGGTCGCCATAACATCGCCAATGCCCTTGCGGCGGCGGCGCTGGCAACGGCGGTGGGCGCTTCACATGCGGCAATCAAAGCCGGGCTGGCGAACCTGAAAGCCGTGCCGGGACGCCTGTTCCCGATTCAGCTTTCGGAAAACAAGCTACTGCTGGATGACTCCTACAACGCGAACGTTGGCTCGATGACGGCGGCGGTGCAGGTGTTATCTGAAATGCCGGGCTACCGCATCATGGTGGTTGGCGACATGGCAGAACTGGGCGACGAAAGCGAAGCCTGTCATACCCAGGTCGGTGAAGCGGCGAAAGCGGCGAGGCTGGACTGTGTACTGAGCACAGGAAAATTGAGCCAGGCGATTAGCCAGGCCAGCGGCGTTGGCGAGCATTTTGCCGATAAAGCCGCCTTGATTGAGCGCCTTAAGGCATTAATGACAGAAAAACAAATTGTGACAGTGTTAGTGAAAGGTTCACGCAGTGCCGCCATGGAAGAGGTTGTGCACGCATTACAGGAGAACGGGACATGTTAG